The following coding sequences are from one Megamonas funiformis window:
- a CDS encoding YczE/YyaS/YitT family protein, with protein MKVISLRYFYFFLGIIINSFGIAFITKSNLGTSQISSIPYIFSLEYTDFSFGLTTFIFNIIFILIEIALLRRDFEPIQFLQIVANIIFSFFIDVSMNLLSAFEPETLIVKLISLFIGCFILAIGISIEVAPNVIVVPGEGVVRALALVIALKKPQIKFGTVKIYFDITLIVIACILSFIFFGELNGIGIGTIISALFVGKCINIVNKYFKFLTHIRNLQYIKS; from the coding sequence TTGAAAGTCATATCTCTACGTTATTTTTATTTCTTTTTAGGTATTATTATAAATTCATTTGGCATAGCTTTTATCACCAAAAGTAATTTAGGTACCTCACAAATATCATCTATTCCTTATATTTTTAGCCTTGAATATACCGATTTCAGCTTTGGTTTAACGACCTTCATCTTCAATATAATTTTTATCTTAATTGAAATAGCACTTTTACGCCGTGATTTTGAACCTATACAATTTTTACAAATAGTAGCCAATATCATATTTAGTTTCTTCATTGATGTTAGCATGAATTTACTATCAGCCTTTGAGCCTGAAACCCTTATCGTAAAATTAATATCGCTTTTTATTGGTTGCTTTATTTTAGCAATAGGAATTTCTATTGAAGTCGCTCCTAATGTAATTGTTGTTCCTGGAGAAGGCGTTGTCCGTGCTTTAGCTTTAGTCATTGCTTTGAAAAAGCCACAAATAAAATTTGGTACAGTAAAAATCTACTTTGATATAACTTTGATAGTAATTGCTTGTATATTATCCTTTATCTTCTTTGGCGAATTAAATGGTATCGGCATTGGTACTATTATCTCTGCTTTATTTGTTGGTAAATGCATCAATATCGTAAATAAATATTTTAAATTTCTCACTCATATCCGCAATCTACAATATATAAAATCTTAA
- a CDS encoding MFS transporter, giving the protein MSLEDKELMQFKVGKKEQYAARMAFFIPGFAISTWAPMIPMIKERLHIEADILGLLLLCIGISAFIVIPIGGLLGKKFGCKKVMVTTGSLFAIVLVALSCLPNVWSYAICLILVGAIMGCTEVCMNINAVVVEKLSQKRMMSSMHGFWSVGCFCSAGLFNILAKMGLDVFFIAIIHCLIILAIVIFFGRYFLDYKSANSESAIAIPKGIVVLFGILACVSFLGEGAIMDWGGVFLAEVKDVELSLAGVGYAVFSVAMLIMRLIGDKVVQFLGEEKAVVLGSSLAGLGFLWIIIIDNFYLMLVGFILLGLGAANIVPVLYSLLQYQKDMPINVAVTAVTCMGYTGVILGPAILGFIAQGIGIISVFYLLMILFIVQVVMAKYVFNRLK; this is encoded by the coding sequence GTGAGTTTAGAAGATAAAGAGTTAATGCAGTTTAAGGTCGGCAAAAAAGAACAGTATGCAGCTAGAATGGCTTTTTTTATACCAGGTTTTGCCATTTCCACATGGGCGCCTATGATACCTATGATTAAAGAACGTTTACATATTGAAGCAGATATTTTGGGATTATTATTATTGTGCATAGGTATAAGTGCTTTTATTGTTATACCGATTGGTGGTCTTTTAGGTAAAAAATTTGGTTGTAAAAAAGTGATGGTTACTACAGGTAGTTTATTTGCGATAGTATTAGTAGCGTTGTCTTGTTTACCAAATGTTTGGTCATATGCTATTTGTTTGATTTTAGTAGGCGCTATTATGGGTTGTACAGAAGTTTGTATGAATATCAATGCTGTTGTTGTTGAAAAATTATCGCAAAAACGTATGATGTCTAGTATGCATGGTTTTTGGAGTGTTGGTTGTTTTTGTAGCGCTGGTTTATTTAATATTTTAGCTAAGATGGGACTTGATGTATTTTTTATAGCAATCATTCATTGTTTAATAATTTTAGCTATTGTAATTTTCTTTGGCAGATATTTTTTAGATTATAAAAGTGCTAATAGTGAAAGTGCGATTGCTATTCCTAAAGGAATTGTTGTTTTATTCGGCATTTTAGCATGTGTGAGCTTTTTAGGCGAAGGTGCAATCATGGATTGGGGCGGTGTATTTTTAGCTGAGGTAAAAGATGTAGAATTATCTTTAGCTGGTGTTGGTTATGCTGTTTTTTCTGTAGCAATGCTTATCATGCGTTTAATTGGGGATAAAGTAGTACAATTTTTAGGCGAGGAAAAAGCTGTAGTATTAGGAAGTAGTTTAGCGGGATTAGGATTTTTATGGATAATTATTATAGATAATTTCTATTTAATGTTGGTTGGTTTTATTTTACTTGGTTTAGGTGCTGCAAATATTGTGCCTGTATTATATAGTTTGTTGCAATATCAAAAAGATATGCCGATAAATGTTGCTGTTACAGCAGTAACTTGCATGGGATATACAGGCGTTATATTAGGGCCTGCTATCTTGGGATTTATCGCTCAAGGAATAGGAATTATATCCGTATTTTATTTATTGATGATTTTATTTATCGTGCAAGTTGTCATGGCAAAATATGTATTTAATAGATTAAAATGA
- a CDS encoding potassium/proton antiporter, protein MTLFLLISAIILIACVIGSKLSTRFGVPTLLFFIGLGMLFGSDGLFQIHFEDYSLAEKICSAALIFIMFYGGFGTKWKTARPIAKQAVLLSTLGVFITAALTGIFCHLVLGLPPLEGLLIGAVLSSTDAASVFSILRSQKLNLKYSTAPMLEIESGSNDPCAYMLTIILLTSIGSSLNFFDISYLIFAQFAYGIIIGVILAFIASWILKNVQFGENGFDSIFLVAIALAAYALPSLVDGNGYLSTYIAGIILGNQNIPKKKNLVNFFDAFNGMMQMLIFFLLGLLVFPSKLPYYFVPALFIAIFLTFIARPITMAILLSPFKAPLNQQLIMSWAGLRGAASIVFAIVAVVSPNYADDSIFSIVFCVVLLSLLFQGALLPSASKHLNMIDEHENVLKTFNDYTDENNIHFTCLELNNSHPWINKQIRDIGSIPGTLIAAILRKGATITPKGDTFLRDGDTLIICAKTYQGNDNITLNEINIDSNNEFIGKKLRDIDIKKDSLVVLIQRNGVDIIPDGDTILEEKDTLVVFSQKNLFHLA, encoded by the coding sequence ATGACTTTATTTCTTTTAATCAGTGCAATTATCTTAATTGCTTGCGTAATTGGAAGTAAATTATCTACTCGCTTTGGCGTGCCTACACTTTTATTTTTTATTGGTCTTGGTATGCTCTTCGGCTCTGATGGTTTATTTCAAATTCATTTTGAAGATTATTCTCTTGCTGAAAAAATCTGTTCTGCCGCTCTCATTTTCATCATGTTTTACGGTGGCTTTGGTACAAAATGGAAAACTGCTCGTCCTATAGCTAAACAAGCTGTTTTACTGAGTACTTTGGGCGTATTTATCACAGCTGCACTCACTGGTATTTTTTGTCATTTAGTATTAGGTTTACCCCCTCTTGAGGGATTATTAATTGGTGCTGTACTTAGCTCTACTGATGCAGCTTCTGTCTTTTCTATTTTGCGTTCACAAAAATTAAATCTAAAATACAGTACTGCTCCTATGCTAGAAATTGAAAGTGGTAGTAATGACCCTTGTGCTTATATGCTAACCATAATTTTATTAACTAGCATTGGCAGTAGCTTAAACTTCTTTGATATCTCCTATTTAATTTTTGCTCAATTTGCTTATGGAATTATCATCGGTGTCATCTTAGCTTTTATCGCTTCTTGGATATTAAAAAATGTTCAATTCGGCGAAAATGGTTTTGACTCTATATTCTTAGTTGCCATTGCCTTAGCTGCTTATGCTCTCCCATCTCTAGTTGATGGCAATGGTTATTTAAGCACTTATATCGCAGGTATCATCTTAGGCAATCAAAATATCCCGAAAAAGAAAAATCTCGTAAATTTCTTCGATGCTTTTAATGGCATGATGCAAATGCTCATCTTCTTCTTATTAGGTTTATTAGTATTTCCTTCAAAATTACCATATTATTTTGTCCCTGCTTTGTTTATTGCTATTTTCCTTACATTCATCGCTAGACCTATAACCATGGCAATATTATTATCTCCATTTAAAGCTCCTTTAAATCAACAATTAATCATGTCATGGGCTGGTCTTCGCGGAGCTGCCTCCATCGTTTTTGCAATTGTCGCTGTCGTATCACCAAATTATGCTGATGATTCTATTTTCTCCATAGTTTTCTGTGTTGTACTTTTATCTTTATTATTCCAAGGTGCTTTATTACCATCTGCTTCAAAACATCTAAATATGATTGATGAACATGAAAATGTATTAAAAACTTTTAACGATTATACTGATGAAAATAATATCCATTTCACTTGTTTAGAATTAAATAATTCACACCCATGGATTAATAAACAAATTCGCGATATCGGCTCTATTCCAGGTACATTGATTGCTGCTATCTTGAGAAAAGGAGCTACTATAACGCCAAAAGGTGATACATTCTTGCGCGATGGAGACACACTCATCATTTGTGCTAAAACCTATCAGGGCAATGATAATATCACTTTAAATGAAATAAATATTGATTCTAATAATGAATTCATTGGCAAAAAACTTCGTGATATTGATATCAAAAAAGATTCACTTGTTGTTTTAATTCAACGAAACGGCGTAGATATCATACCTGATGGCGATACTATTCTAGAAGAAAAAGATACGCTTGTAGTTTTCTCTCAAAAAAATCTTTTTCATTTAGCTTAA
- a CDS encoding MarR family winged helix-turn-helix transcriptional regulator translates to MLSGELHFLLLKSFHHSNKNIVQKISSLKLLPGQPKILEYLLEHNGSIAKDISNYCVLDKSTITSLLVRMEKDGLITRKAHSTDKRSAYIYLTEKGLQTAHKVKEICFSIDDKALKNIPPQEKQHLLKTLNTIIKNLEEE, encoded by the coding sequence ATGTTATCTGGCGAATTGCATTTTCTTTTATTAAAAAGTTTTCATCACAGTAACAAAAATATTGTCCAAAAGATTTCATCATTAAAGCTTTTACCTGGTCAGCCCAAAATTTTAGAATATCTTTTAGAACATAATGGCTCTATAGCTAAAGATATAAGTAACTATTGCGTCTTAGACAAATCAACTATCACCAGTTTATTAGTTCGCATGGAAAAAGATGGTTTAATTACGCGAAAAGCACATTCTACAGATAAACGTTCTGCTTATATCTATCTGACTGAAAAAGGTCTTCAAACGGCTCATAAAGTAAAAGAAATTTGCTTTAGCATTGATGATAAAGCCTTAAAAAACATTCCACCTCAAGAAAAACAACATCTTTTAAAAACACTTAATACAATAATCAAAAATTTAGAGGAGGAATAA
- the fucO gene encoding lactaldehyde reductase: MICRTILNETSYFGKGAIKEIANEVINRGLKKVMLVTDKDLLKFKVATKVCDILDEAKIDYEIYDKIKANPTIKNVTEGVDFCKQCGADVIVAVGGGSAIDTSKAIAIIMKNPEFADVRSLEGASPTKHKAMPIIAVSTTSGTAAEVTINYVITDEEKNRKFVCADPHDIPVVAIIDPDMTASMPPKLCAATGMDALVHAIEGYITKGAWELTDMMHIKAIEIIARSLRDSVKGDPEGRAQMALGQYIAGMGFSNVGLGIVHSMAHPLSAVYDIPHGVACAILLTPVLKFNAPSTADKYRDIAVAMGVKNTEDMSIEQARQACIEAVEKLSVDVGIPQKLTQLGVKEEDLQFLSESAFVDACTPGNPRDVSVEAIKEIYKSIM, encoded by the coding sequence ATGATTTGTAGAACAATATTAAATGAAACATCTTATTTTGGTAAAGGAGCAATAAAAGAGATTGCAAATGAAGTAATTAATCGTGGCTTGAAAAAAGTTATGTTAGTTACAGATAAAGATTTACTTAAATTCAAAGTAGCTACAAAAGTATGTGATATTTTAGATGAAGCAAAAATAGATTATGAAATTTACGATAAAATAAAAGCTAATCCTACAATCAAAAATGTTACTGAAGGCGTGGATTTTTGTAAACAATGTGGTGCTGATGTAATTGTTGCTGTAGGTGGCGGTAGTGCTATTGATACAAGTAAAGCAATTGCTATCATTATGAAAAATCCAGAATTTGCTGATGTTAGAAGTCTAGAAGGTGCTTCACCAACTAAACATAAAGCAATGCCAATTATTGCCGTATCCACAACATCTGGTACAGCAGCAGAAGTAACTATCAATTATGTAATTACTGATGAAGAAAAAAATCGTAAATTTGTTTGTGCTGACCCACATGATATTCCAGTAGTGGCAATTATCGATCCAGATATGACTGCATCTATGCCACCAAAACTCTGTGCAGCAACAGGAATGGACGCACTTGTTCATGCTATCGAAGGTTATATCACTAAAGGTGCATGGGAATTAACAGATATGATGCATATAAAAGCTATTGAAATCATAGCTCGTTCTTTAAGAGATTCTGTTAAAGGTGATCCAGAAGGTAGAGCACAAATGGCTTTAGGTCAATATATTGCAGGAATGGGATTTTCTAATGTTGGCTTAGGTATAGTACATTCTATGGCTCATCCATTGAGTGCAGTATATGATATTCCACATGGTGTAGCTTGTGCTATTTTATTAACACCAGTATTAAAATTTAATGCGCCATCAACAGCAGATAAATATCGTGATATCGCAGTAGCTATGGGCGTAAAAAATACAGAAGATATGAGTATTGAACAGGCTCGTCAGGCTTGTATTGAAGCTGTAGAAAAATTGAGTGTAGATGTGGGAATTCCTCAGAAATTGACTCAATTAGGTGTAAAAGAAGAAGACCTTCAATTTTTATCTGAATCTGCTTTTGTTGATGCTTGTACACCAGGAAATCCAAGAGATGTAAGTGTAGAAGCTATTAAAGAAATTTATAAATCTATCATGTAA
- a CDS encoding fructose-bisphosphatase class III — MDKNKQKYKYLYLLSEKYPNRQSVVTELIRLKAILNLARPTEHFMSDLHGEYESFFHILNNCSGVIKEKVDYLFSEEMSTSQKAEFCTLIYYPKEKILNLKKQKLITTQWYSQNLIYLLRLSRLMSYKYPQSELKNLLPKGYETIILELLTARPNDDTFQEVYFNTILNTLININSGTDFIIAFTKFIKKLAVAHLHIVGDIYDRGQRPDSIIDMLRQHHSVDIQWGNHDILWMGAMCGNEACIATIVRNCLSYNNTAVLEKGYAISLRSLSSLASKLYPNKTLLIAMQRTISIILFKLEGQLIKRNPDFQMDSRLLLDKIDYSSKHIKINNISYPIKSPSFPTINPQNPYELSLEEAEVLSDIKSAFLDSVRLRKHIDFLYQKGSVYKAYNNNLLYHGCIPLNDDGSFMRIHLNNKYYSGKNYLDFVDKTIRQAYLGLYEQKNIDLMYYFWCGRYSPFSGREFKTFERMFIEDTDTWIEPSDAYYKYCNDEKICDMILEEFSLKTKRGHIINGHVPVKVKEGESPVKANGKLIIIDGGFCKAYHKKTGIAGYTLISNSRGLRLLEHQSCANIKESLKANQDIESVSCTLELQNYHSSTADTDLGEEIQCQINDIYHLMLAYQNGLIPEQA, encoded by the coding sequence GTGGATAAGAATAAACAAAAATACAAATATCTTTATTTATTGTCAGAAAAATACCCTAATCGTCAATCTGTTGTAACTGAGCTAATTCGCTTAAAAGCTATTTTAAACTTAGCTCGACCAACAGAACATTTTATGAGTGATTTACATGGTGAATATGAATCTTTCTTCCATATTCTCAATAATTGCTCTGGTGTTATCAAAGAAAAAGTAGATTATTTATTTTCTGAAGAAATGTCCACCTCACAAAAAGCTGAATTTTGTACTTTAATTTATTATCCTAAAGAAAAAATACTCAATTTAAAAAAACAAAAATTAATCACTACTCAATGGTATTCTCAAAATCTCATCTATTTATTGCGTCTATCAAGATTGATGTCTTATAAATATCCTCAATCAGAATTAAAAAATTTACTGCCTAAAGGATATGAAACCATCATTCTTGAATTGCTCACAGCTAGACCAAATGATGATACTTTCCAAGAGGTATATTTCAATACTATCTTAAACACTTTAATCAATATTAATAGTGGTACAGATTTTATCATTGCTTTTACAAAGTTCATCAAAAAACTAGCTGTTGCTCATTTGCATATCGTCGGCGATATTTATGACCGAGGACAACGACCTGACTCTATCATAGATATGCTACGCCAACATCATTCTGTAGATATTCAATGGGGCAATCATGATATCTTATGGATGGGTGCAATGTGTGGTAATGAAGCTTGTATAGCGACAATAGTACGAAACTGTTTATCTTATAATAATACTGCCGTTTTAGAAAAAGGATATGCTATCAGCCTTCGCTCGCTATCTTCATTAGCTAGTAAACTCTATCCTAATAAAACGCTATTAATCGCTATGCAACGCACTATCTCTATAATTTTATTTAAATTAGAAGGACAACTCATCAAACGCAATCCAGATTTTCAAATGGATAGTCGTCTTTTATTAGATAAAATAGATTACTCCTCTAAACATATAAAAATAAATAATATATCTTATCCAATAAAAAGTCCGTCCTTCCCTACAATAAATCCTCAAAATCCTTATGAATTATCTTTAGAAGAAGCTGAAGTCTTATCTGATATAAAATCAGCATTTTTAGATAGTGTACGCTTGCGCAAACATATTGATTTTCTTTACCAAAAAGGTAGCGTCTATAAAGCATATAATAACAATTTACTTTATCACGGTTGTATACCTCTAAATGATGATGGTAGCTTTATGCGTATTCATCTAAATAATAAATATTATTCTGGAAAAAATTATTTAGATTTCGTTGATAAAACTATTCGCCAAGCATATCTTGGTCTATATGAACAAAAAAATATCGACTTAATGTATTATTTCTGGTGTGGCAGATATTCACCATTTTCTGGTAGAGAATTTAAAACATTTGAACGTATGTTTATTGAAGATACGGATACATGGATTGAACCTTCTGATGCATATTATAAATATTGCAATGATGAAAAAATCTGCGATATGATACTTGAAGAATTTTCCTTAAAAACAAAACGTGGACATATAATCAATGGTCATGTTCCTGTAAAAGTAAAAGAAGGAGAAAGTCCTGTAAAAGCAAATGGAAAATTAATTATCATCGATGGTGGTTTTTGTAAAGCTTATCATAAAAAAACAGGAATTGCTGGTTATACGCTAATTTCTAATTCACGTGGTTTACGTCTTTTAGAACATCAATCATGTGCTAATATCAAAGAGTCTTTAAAAGCCAACCAAGACATTGAGTCCGTTTCTTGTACTTTAGAATTACAAAATTATCATTCTTCAACTGCCGATACTGATTTAGGTGAAGAAATCCAATGTCAAATAAATGATATCTACCATTTAATGCTCGCTTATCAAAATGGTTTAATTCCTGAACAAGCTTAA
- a CDS encoding MFS transporter — MSVKEQDLNLLQVGKKEQYAARIIFFVAGFGISTWAPMIPIIKERLQIGADILGLLLLCIGVSSFLMMPIAGLFAQKFGCKKVLRVMGLCMGVEIIILSMLPNIYMYAIFLFVLGAIGGILNVNMNIHAVIVEKLSKKRMMSGMHALWSVGCFAGAGLFSILAKLGLGISQIAIIHCIIIFMIIFAFSRYFLPYKGASNGKAIAIPKGIVTLFGVLAVISFLGEGGMMDWSGVFLTEAKGVDLSLAGVGYAVFSAAMLIGRLIGDKVVQKLGEQRVVIFGGIVASVGYIISIVFDNFFMMQFGFILLGFGAANIVPVVFTLLGRQKEMPINSAVTAVTSMGYLGVMFGPALLGFIAHGIGIVAVFCILAGMFILQAIVSSYVFKVLN; from the coding sequence TTGAGTGTAAAAGAACAGGATTTGAATTTACTTCAAGTGGGGAAAAAAGAACAATATGCAGCTAGAATAATATTTTTTGTTGCAGGTTTTGGTATATCTACATGGGCACCAATGATACCGATTATAAAGGAACGTTTACAAATTGGCGCTGATATATTGGGTTTATTGTTATTATGTATTGGTGTAAGTTCTTTTTTGATGATGCCTATAGCTGGATTGTTTGCACAAAAATTTGGCTGTAAAAAAGTTTTGCGTGTTATGGGTTTGTGCATGGGTGTAGAAATTATAATATTATCCATGTTACCTAATATTTATATGTATGCTATCTTTTTATTTGTTTTAGGTGCTATAGGTGGTATATTGAATGTAAATATGAATATTCACGCAGTAATCGTAGAAAAACTTTCCAAAAAACGCATGATGTCTGGTATGCATGCTTTATGGAGTGTAGGTTGTTTTGCTGGAGCTGGTTTATTTAGTATTTTGGCTAAATTAGGTTTAGGTATTAGTCAAATAGCAATTATACATTGTATTATTATTTTCATGATTATTTTTGCTTTCAGTAGATATTTCTTACCGTATAAAGGTGCTAGTAATGGTAAAGCTATCGCTATACCAAAGGGAATTGTAACTTTATTTGGAGTTTTAGCTGTTATATCCTTTTTAGGTGAAGGTGGTATGATGGACTGGAGTGGTGTATTTTTGACAGAAGCTAAAGGTGTAGATTTATCTTTAGCTGGTGTTGGTTATGCAGTATTTTCAGCAGCTATGCTCATTGGTCGCTTGATTGGTGATAAAGTAGTACAAAAATTAGGCGAACAGCGTGTTGTTATTTTTGGTGGAATAGTAGCAAGTGTAGGATATATAATTTCTATTGTTTTTGACAATTTCTTTATGATGCAATTTGGTTTTATTCTTCTTGGTTTTGGAGCTGCAAATATTGTTCCTGTAGTATTTACTTTATTGGGCAGACAAAAAGAAATGCCTATAAATTCAGCAGTAACAGCTGTTACTAGTATGGGGTATTTAGGAGTAATGTTTGGCCCTGCGCTATTAGGTTTTATTGCTCATGGAATTGGTATTGTAGCAGTATTTTGTATCTTAGCTGGAATGTTTATTTTGCAAGCAATAGTATCTTCTTATGTATTTAAAGTTTTAAATTAA
- a CDS encoding DUF2905 domain-containing protein, with translation MYDMGKILIYIGIALVIIGLLIHFGGKLLPLGKLPFDFKWEGNNWGVYFPLGSSILISIILTLILNLLFR, from the coding sequence ATGTATGATATGGGAAAAATACTCATCTATATAGGAATTGCTCTTGTTATTATCGGTCTATTAATCCATTTTGGTGGAAAATTATTACCTCTAGGTAAATTACCATTTGATTTTAAATGGGAAGGTAATAATTGGGGCGTTTATTTTCCTTTAGGTAGTTCTATTTTAATTAGTATTATCTTAACATTAATCTTAAATTTATTATTTCGTTAA
- a CDS encoding LCP family protein — protein MGNGDKKNKSSYVKYILILVVVFILSGMVGAFFANALVDNKPDYNEDDKKGMLVANDKATVMIMGVDERADDVGRSDTLMIATLDPDKNQAALLSVPRDTRVKIKGHGFDKINAAYAYGGRKLTQETIESLLNTHIDHYIKINVHGFTKIIDALGGIDIDVEKRMYYEDPWDDDGGLYIDLQPGMQHMDGKTAITYVRYRDEEGDIGRIKRQQNFMKAVMDKLVSPTIIPKLPAIVSAVSDSVETDMSVSEILSFLGTLQDAKDNGLKSEMLPGKPVYIEGISYWVPDISKTRQILANTLGIKINQSITTSIHEDNIEYEESIPDNAVEVTEKERIKREIAQEREERLQRLREEQEKSTKRFKSEVDEERPRTNSNREKVETREETPVEDNTTKQKEPVPQTPTRDVPAIDMNTTGKS, from the coding sequence TTGGGAAATGGAGATAAAAAAAATAAAAGCAGTTATGTAAAATATATCTTGATATTAGTAGTTGTTTTTATTTTATCTGGTATGGTAGGAGCTTTTTTTGCTAATGCGTTAGTTGATAATAAACCAGATTATAATGAAGATGATAAAAAAGGTATGTTAGTTGCAAACGATAAGGCTACTGTAATGATTATGGGGGTAGATGAGCGCGCTGATGATGTGGGGAGAAGCGATACCTTAATGATAGCGACATTAGACCCGGATAAAAATCAAGCAGCATTATTATCTGTACCTCGTGATACGCGTGTAAAAATAAAAGGTCATGGCTTTGATAAGATTAATGCAGCTTATGCCTATGGTGGTAGAAAATTAACTCAAGAAACCATTGAAAGTTTATTAAATACACATATTGATCATTATATAAAAATTAATGTACATGGTTTTACTAAAATTATTGATGCTTTAGGCGGTATTGATATTGATGTAGAAAAACGCATGTATTATGAAGACCCATGGGATGATGATGGCGGTTTATATATTGACCTTCAGCCAGGTATGCAACATATGGACGGCAAGACTGCGATAACATATGTACGCTATCGTGATGAGGAGGGCGATATTGGTCGTATCAAACGTCAACAGAATTTCATGAAAGCAGTAATGGACAAATTAGTATCTCCAACAATTATTCCTAAATTGCCAGCTATTGTATCTGCTGTTTCTGATTCAGTGGAAACTGATATGTCAGTTAGTGAAATATTATCTTTCTTGGGAACACTTCAAGATGCAAAAGATAATGGATTAAAATCAGAAATGTTACCAGGTAAACCAGTATATATAGAAGGTATTAGTTATTGGGTACCAGATATCAGTAAGACAAGACAGATTTTAGCAAATACATTAGGCATAAAAATCAATCAATCAATTACAACATCTATTCATGAAGATAATATAGAATATGAAGAATCTATTCCTGATAATGCTGTAGAAGTAACAGAAAAAGAACGCATAAAAAGAGAAATTGCACAGGAACGTGAAGAAAGATTGCAACGACTTCGTGAAGAACAAGAAAAATCTACAAAACGATTTAAATCTGAAGTAGATGAAGAACGTCCACGAACAAATAGTAATCGAGAAAAAGTAGAAACTAGAGAAGAAACTCCAGTGGAAGATAATACAACAAAACAAAAAGAACCTGTGCCACAAACACCAACAAGAGATGTCCCAGCTATAGATATGAATACTACAGGTAAATCATAA